A window of the Cicer arietinum cultivar CDC Frontier isolate Library 1 chromosome 6, Cicar.CDCFrontier_v2.0, whole genome shotgun sequence genome harbors these coding sequences:
- the LOC101494196 gene encoding cyclin-U2-1-like: MASSSLTISPKKLRYDLYSYSYKEDSNIPLVINVLASLIERNMARTQRIVKNCSRALSKAISTNNIFDCREIPDMTIQSYLERIFRYTRAGPSVYVVAYVYIDRFCQNNPGFRINSRNVHRLLITTIMVASKYVEDMNFRNSYFAKVGGLTTNELNELELEFLFMMSFKLHVNLSVFESYCCHLEREVSIGGGYHIEKTLRCAEEIKGRQREERGYTQITHVML, from the exons atggcttcttcttctttgaCAATTTCTCCAAAGAAGCTACGCTATGATTTGTATTCTTATTCATACAAAGAAGATTCAAACATCCCATTAGTGATAAATGTACTTGCTTCATTAATTGAGAGGAACATGGCAAGAACACAAAGAATTGTGAAGAATTGTTCTAGAGCTTTGTCCAAAGCAATTAGCACAAACAACATCTTTGATTGTAGAGAGATTCCTGACATGACAATTCAATCTTATCTAGAGAGAATTTTTAGGTACACTCGTGCAGGACCTTCGGTATATGTTGTGGCTTATGTTTATATTGATCGGTTTTGTCAAAACAATCCTGGATTTAGGATCAATTCCAGAAATGTTCATAGACTTCTCATAACAACTATTATGGTTGCATCTAAGTATGTAGAAGATAT GAATTTCAGAAATTCATACTTTGCAAAAGTTGGTGGTTTAACAACAAATGAATTGAATGAGTTGGAATTAGAATTTCTTTTCATGATGAGTTTCAAATTACATGTTAATTTGAGTGTATTTGAGAGCTATTGCTGCCATTTGGAGAGGGAAGTAAGCATTGGAGGAGGGTACCACATTGAAAAGACCTTAAGGTGTGCTGAAGAAATCAAAGGAAGGCAAAGAGAGGAAAGGGGTTACACACAAATCACACATGTAATGTTATAG